The following proteins are encoded in a genomic region of Thioflexithrix psekupsensis:
- a CDS encoding FAD-binding oxidoreductase yields MHWTSTYRSWGGFPQAGAYVHPLTWISEELPHSELPLLARGLGRSYGDVCLNDGGILLDTSGLNRLQHFDEQQGLLRCEAGVTLAQILDDIVPRGWFLPTSPGTQFVTVGGAIANDVHGKNHHRAGTFGCHVTQFELLRSNGKRLLCSPDSHPELFRATIGGLGLTGLITWAEIRLRPIVHRAMYTEIIPFSNADEFFDLSQQSDSEYEYTMSWVDCSATGDKLGRGLFMRGNHVTEENKPKKWRATSRQFNMPIELPNWVLNRWSVQAFNSLYYHKQRGVKSAGLSDYVPFFYPLDAILNWNRLYGKTGFLQYQFVLPMSEQKQLRAIMNYIAQTGQGSFLAVLKTFGEVVSPGLLSFPRAGFTLALDFPIHGAKTFALLDRLDEMVIDSGGVIYPAKDARWSGRYFRRCYPQWEVLARYRDSGFSSSFWRRVTQSA; encoded by the coding sequence ATGCACTGGACAAGCACATACCGCTCTTGGGGCGGTTTTCCACAGGCGGGGGCTTACGTGCATCCGCTGACGTGGATCAGCGAGGAATTACCGCACAGCGAATTACCGCTATTGGCGCGGGGTTTGGGACGGAGTTATGGCGATGTGTGTTTGAATGACGGCGGCATTTTGCTGGATACGTCGGGCTTGAATCGCTTGCAACATTTTGATGAACAACAAGGTTTACTGCGCTGTGAAGCGGGCGTGACCTTGGCGCAAATTCTTGATGACATTGTGCCGCGGGGGTGGTTTCTGCCGACTTCTCCGGGGACGCAATTTGTGACCGTCGGGGGCGCGATTGCCAATGATGTACATGGCAAAAATCATCATCGCGCTGGCACATTCGGCTGTCATGTGACGCAATTTGAATTGTTGCGGTCGAATGGTAAACGGCTGTTATGCTCGCCTGACAGTCACCCGGAATTATTCCGCGCTACAATTGGTGGTTTGGGATTGACGGGCTTGATCACGTGGGCAGAAATTCGTTTACGCCCGATTGTGCATCGGGCAATGTACACGGAAATTATTCCCTTTTCTAATGCCGATGAATTTTTTGACTTGTCGCAACAGTCTGATAGTGAATATGAATACACCATGTCATGGGTAGATTGTAGCGCGACTGGGGATAAATTAGGACGTGGCTTGTTTATGCGCGGTAATCATGTGACAGAAGAAAATAAACCCAAAAAATGGCGCGCCACCTCTCGACAATTCAATATGCCCATTGAGTTGCCGAATTGGGTTTTAAATCGTTGGTCAGTTCAGGCTTTTAATAGTCTTTATTATCATAAACAACGCGGCGTAAAATCGGCAGGTTTATCGGATTATGTGCCGTTTTTTTATCCCTTAGATGCCATTTTAAATTGGAATCGTTTATATGGCAAAACAGGATTTTTACAATATCAATTTGTTCTGCCCATGAGTGAGCAGAAACAATTGCGCGCCATTATGAATTATATTGCGCAAACGGGACAAGGTTCTTTTTTAGCGGTATTAAAGACTTTTGGCGAGGTGGTTTCACCGGGGTTATTGTCTTTTCCTAGGGCGGGATTTACCTTGGCGTTAGATTTTCCCATTCATGGTGCAAAAACGTTTGCTTTATTGGATCGTTTAGATGAAATGGTGATAGACAGTGGTGGCGTGATTTATCCTGCGAAGGATGCGCGTTGGTCGGGGCGTTATTTTCGTCGTTGTTATCCGCAGTGGGAGGTGTTGGCGCGCTATCGGGACAGTGGTTTTAGTTCTAGTTTTTGGCGA
- a CDS encoding IS630 family transposase, translated as MNKRYEDLEELMSTGEAREVKRAMAVRMSLLGFVRAEAALACCVSVQFVDKWKAIYLASGVEGLKLAYKGSPGYLKPREREDVINWIQEKKTITIEELKRYLKEEYDVFYSSNTSYTKLLEEANLSYKKTHKENSAKDEVKVEAKKKEIKDLIDKEREQIESGEVMYWMQDESHQLWGDICGYVWSKKGERTSIKMSNYRTSQTWYGAVNIYTGEFILDRAKKADTKYTIDFINWLIYRYKEARHVIIWDGASYHRSEGLRTYLEKLNGGLPESEWKVRLLRFAPNAPEQNPVEDIWLQGKNWVRKNFHRLSSFKEVTSMFETFLSGKVFKFNKIKQYLIPNI; from the coding sequence ATGAACAAGAGATATGAAGATTTAGAAGAGTTAATGTCAACAGGTGAAGCGAGAGAAGTGAAGCGAGCGATGGCAGTAAGAATGTCTTTGCTTGGTTTTGTGCGTGCGGAAGCGGCTTTAGCGTGTTGTGTCAGTGTGCAATTTGTGGATAAATGGAAAGCCATTTATTTAGCGTCAGGGGTGGAAGGATTAAAGTTAGCGTATAAAGGCTCGCCAGGGTATTTAAAGCCGCGTGAACGAGAAGATGTGATTAATTGGATACAAGAAAAGAAGACAATAACAATAGAGGAACTAAAGAGATACTTAAAAGAGGAGTATGATGTTTTCTATTCTTCAAATACTTCTTATACTAAATTATTAGAAGAAGCGAATTTAAGTTATAAGAAGACACACAAAGAGAATTCGGCAAAAGATGAGGTAAAAGTAGAAGCTAAAAAAAAAGAGATTAAGGATTTAATAGATAAGGAGCGTGAACAGATAGAAAGTGGAGAGGTAATGTACTGGATGCAAGACGAAAGCCATCAGTTGTGGGGAGATATTTGTGGTTATGTTTGGTCGAAAAAAGGAGAAAGAACGTCAATAAAGATGAGTAATTATCGCACTTCTCAAACGTGGTATGGAGCGGTGAATATTTATACGGGAGAATTTATTTTAGATAGGGCAAAGAAAGCTGATACAAAATATACGATAGACTTTATTAACTGGCTCATTTACAGATATAAAGAAGCCCGTCATGTGATTATTTGGGATGGTGCAAGTTATCATCGTTCTGAAGGTTTAAGAACTTATTTAGAGAAATTAAATGGGGGACTTCCAGAATCAGAATGGAAAGTTCGTTTATTAAGATTTGCGCCCAATGCCCCAGAGCAAAATCCAGTCGAGGATATTTGGCTTCAAGGTAAGAATTGGGTCAGAAAGAATTTTCATCGTCTATCAAGCTTTAAAGAAGTCACTAGTATGTTTGAGACCTTTTTGTCAGGTAAAGTGTTTAAGTTTAATAAAATTAAACAGTATCTTATACCTAATATCTAG
- a CDS encoding transposase family protein gives MLVIVNELKEILYISHPVNGKCHDFNVLKKMLSPDKKYFIESNILVDLDFLGMDKQYDCKSVCFPHKKSKNKPLTREQKEENRILSSKRIVVENAICGVKVFRILSDRLRIHCLDFYDKILSCCAGLHNFRLNTTT, from the coding sequence ATGTTAGTGATTGTTAATGAACTTAAAGAAATTTTGTATATAAGCCATCCTGTAAATGGTAAATGCCATGATTTTAACGTGTTAAAGAAAATGCTTTCTCCAGATAAAAAATATTTTATTGAGTCTAATATTTTAGTTGATTTAGATTTTTTAGGTATGGATAAACAATATGATTGTAAATCGGTGTGTTTTCCTCACAAGAAATCCAAAAATAAGCCGCTTACTCGAGAACAAAAAGAGGAGAATAGAATTCTATCTTCAAAGCGTATTGTTGTGGAAAATGCAATTTGCGGAGTAAAGGTATTTAGAATTTTATCAGACCGATTGAGAATCCACTGCCTTGATTTTTATGATAAAATTTTGTCCTGCTGTGCAGGACTACATAACTTCCGATTAAACACAACTACTTGA
- the acnB gene encoding bifunctional aconitate hydratase 2/2-methylisocitrate dehydratase: protein MLEAYRKHVAERASEGLPPLPLNAEQVAQLVELLKNPPAGEEQTLVDLLTHRVPPGVDQASYVKAGFLAAITQGQANTPLISKQRAAELLGTMLGGYNIQPLITLLDDKELAPIAVKALSHTLLMFDAYHDVVEKFKAGNPHAKTVIEFWAAAEWFTSKPVLAEAIQVVVFKVPGETNTDDLSPASEAWSRPDIPLHAKAMLISRMDNALEKIESLKAKGLPLAYVGDVVGTGSSRKSAMNSVMWHMGNDIPFVPNKRQGGVVLGGKIAPIFFNTAEDAGAMPIECDVTRLEMGDVITIKPYEGKIYNEKGDVISEFTVRPVTLPDEVRAGGRIPLIIGRGLTTNARATLGLPALNLFIQPEQPADTGKGYTLAQKMVGKACGLPGVRPGTYCEPKMATVGSQDTTGAMTRDELKELACLGFSADLVMQSFCHTAAYPKPVDIKLQHSLPEFIQNRGGVSLRPGDGIIHSWLNRMILPDTVGTGGDSHTRFPIGISFPAGSGLVAFAAALGVMPLDMPESVLVRFKGEMQPGITLRDLVNAIPYAAIQKGLLTVAKEGKKNVFSGRVLEIEGLPNLKVEQAFELADASAERSANGCTVHLSKEPIIEYLKSNVTLLRWMIANGYGDARTMQRRIEAMEAWLADPQLLQPDADADYAEVIEIDLNEIKEPLLACPNDPDDVKPLSEVANTKIDEVFIGSCMTNIGHYRAASKVLEKLSGQVPVRLWISPPTKMDQYQLTEEGVYSIFGKAGARMEMPGCSLCMGNQARVADNATVVSTSTRNFPNRLGKGANVYLSSAELAAVAAKLGKLPTVAEYLENVEMIAPLADNIYRYLNFHELEAYFKVAQDVVANKEKYIPIKAA, encoded by the coding sequence GTGTTAGAAGCCTATAGAAAACATGTCGCAGAGCGTGCCAGTGAAGGACTCCCCCCACTGCCCTTGAATGCTGAACAAGTCGCGCAATTGGTTGAATTATTAAAAAATCCCCCCGCTGGCGAAGAACAAACGCTGGTCGATCTGTTGACACATCGTGTTCCGCCGGGGGTGGATCAGGCTTCCTATGTGAAAGCAGGATTTTTGGCCGCCATCACGCAAGGACAAGCCAACACGCCCCTGATCAGCAAACAACGTGCGGCTGAACTACTCGGCACGATGTTGGGTGGTTACAATATTCAGCCTTTGATCACGCTGTTAGACGATAAAGAATTAGCTCCGATTGCCGTTAAAGCCTTATCCCACACTTTGTTAATGTTTGATGCTTATCATGATGTGGTAGAGAAGTTTAAAGCCGGCAATCCCCACGCAAAAACCGTAATCGAATTTTGGGCAGCCGCGGAATGGTTTACCAGTAAACCTGTTTTGGCTGAGGCCATTCAAGTGGTGGTGTTCAAAGTTCCCGGCGAAACCAATACGGATGATTTGTCGCCCGCTTCCGAAGCCTGGAGTCGTCCTGATATTCCTTTGCACGCCAAAGCGATGTTAATCAGTCGCATGGACAATGCCTTAGAAAAAATTGAATCCTTAAAAGCCAAAGGTCTGCCTTTAGCTTATGTCGGCGACGTGGTTGGCACAGGGTCATCGCGTAAATCGGCAATGAATTCTGTCATGTGGCACATGGGAAATGATATTCCTTTTGTACCCAATAAACGCCAAGGCGGTGTGGTGTTGGGTGGCAAAATCGCCCCGATTTTCTTTAATACCGCTGAAGATGCCGGCGCAATGCCTATCGAATGCGATGTGACTCGCTTAGAAATGGGCGATGTGATCACCATTAAGCCCTACGAAGGCAAAATTTATAACGAAAAAGGCGACGTGATCAGCGAATTTACAGTGCGTCCAGTGACGTTACCGGATGAAGTGCGTGCTGGTGGTCGTATTCCTTTGATTATCGGCCGCGGTTTAACCACGAATGCACGGGCAACACTCGGTTTACCCGCTTTAAATTTATTTATTCAACCCGAACAACCCGCCGACACGGGCAAAGGTTATACGCTGGCGCAAAAAATGGTCGGTAAAGCCTGCGGTTTACCCGGCGTTCGTCCCGGCACCTATTGCGAGCCAAAAATGGCAACGGTCGGTTCTCAAGACACCACCGGCGCAATGACTCGTGATGAATTGAAAGAATTGGCTTGTTTAGGTTTTTCGGCCGATTTGGTTATGCAAAGTTTCTGTCATACTGCAGCGTATCCCAAACCCGTTGATATTAAACTACAACATTCTTTGCCCGAATTTATCCAAAATCGCGGCGGGGTGTCTTTGCGTCCGGGCGACGGCATTATTCACTCATGGTTAAATCGCATGATTCTGCCTGATACGGTGGGTACTGGTGGTGATTCGCATACTCGTTTCCCCATTGGGATCAGCTTTCCAGCGGGATCGGGTTTAGTCGCGTTTGCGGCGGCCTTGGGGGTTATGCCTTTGGATATGCCTGAATCGGTTTTAGTTCGTTTTAAAGGCGAAATGCAACCCGGCATTACTTTACGCGATTTAGTTAATGCCATTCCTTATGCGGCCATTCAAAAAGGCTTATTAACCGTGGCTAAAGAAGGCAAGAAAAATGTATTTTCTGGCCGCGTATTAGAAATTGAAGGGCTGCCTAATTTGAAAGTGGAACAAGCTTTTGAATTGGCCGATGCTTCCGCAGAGCGTTCTGCCAATGGTTGTACGGTGCATTTGAGTAAAGAACCGATTATTGAATATTTAAAATCGAATGTCACTTTATTGCGTTGGATGATTGCCAATGGTTATGGCGATGCGCGCACCATGCAACGTCGTATTGAAGCGATGGAAGCCTGGTTAGCCGATCCGCAATTGTTGCAACCGGATGCCGATGCGGATTATGCCGAAGTGATCGAAATCGATTTGAACGAGATTAAAGAGCCATTATTGGCGTGTCCTAATGATCCCGACGATGTGAAGCCTTTATCTGAAGTGGCGAATACTAAGATTGATGAAGTCTTTATTGGTTCTTGCATGACGAATATTGGTCATTATCGCGCTGCCAGTAAGGTACTGGAAAAGTTAAGTGGTCAAGTGCCAGTGCGTTTGTGGATTTCTCCGCCAACGAAGATGGATCAATACCAATTGACGGAAGAAGGGGTTTATTCGATTTTCGGTAAAGCGGGAGCGCGGATGGAGATGCCGGGTTGTTCTTTGTGCATGGGCAACCAAGCGCGAGTAGCGGACAATGCGACGGTGGTTTCGACATCAACCCGTAATTTCCCCAATCGTTTGGGTAAAGGCGCGAATGTGTACTTGTCCTCAGCCGAATTAGCGGCGGTGGCTGCTAAATTGGGTAAATTGCCGACGGTCGCGGAATATTTAGAAAACGTAGAAATGATCGCGCCTTTGGCCGATAATATTTACCGTTATTTGAATTTCCACGAATTAGAAGCCTACTTTAAAGTCGCCCAAGATGTCGTGGCGAATAAGGAAAAATATATTCCTATTAAAGCGGCGTAA
- a CDS encoding phosphoribulokinase, which yields MSVEHPIISVTGSSGAGTTTVKKAFEDMFRRKKIKAAVVEGDSFHSLDRQEMKQAIKIAEQEGRNMSHFGADANLFDKLEELFRTYAKTGTGMKRYYLHNEVEAAPFGQQPGTFTPWEPLPENTDLLFYEGLHGGIITDKVDVAQWVDLLIGVVPIINLEWIQKISRDCAERGYSAEAVTHTILRRMPDYINYIVPQFSHTHITFQRVPLVDTSNPFIARDIPTADESLVVIRFNKYRDQDYTYLLSMIHGSFMSRPNTLVVPGGRMGFAMQVIFQPILDELMEKKRKAYR from the coding sequence ATGTCAGTTGAACATCCAATTATTTCTGTTACAGGCTCTTCCGGTGCGGGAACAACCACTGTGAAAAAAGCCTTTGAAGACATGTTTCGTCGTAAAAAAATCAAGGCCGCTGTCGTAGAAGGCGATAGTTTTCATAGCCTTGATCGTCAAGAAATGAAACAAGCCATCAAAATCGCCGAGCAAGAAGGGCGCAATATGAGCCATTTCGGAGCTGATGCGAATTTGTTTGATAAATTAGAAGAATTATTCCGTACTTACGCCAAAACTGGTACGGGAATGAAGCGTTATTATTTGCACAACGAGGTTGAAGCCGCGCCATTCGGACAACAACCCGGCACGTTTACCCCGTGGGAGCCGCTGCCTGAAAATACCGATTTATTGTTTTACGAAGGTTTGCATGGTGGTATTATTACGGATAAGGTAGATGTGGCACAATGGGTGGATTTGTTAATTGGGGTGGTGCCGATTATTAATTTAGAGTGGATTCAAAAGATTAGCCGTGATTGTGCGGAGCGTGGTTATTCGGCTGAAGCGGTCACACATACTATTTTGCGTCGTATGCCTGATTATATCAACTACATTGTGCCGCAATTTTCCCATACGCATATCACATTCCAACGCGTGCCATTGGTAGATACGTCTAATCCTTTTATCGCTCGTGATATTCCCACAGCCGATGAAAGTTTAGTGGTCATTCGTTTTAATAAATACCGCGATCAGGATTACACTTATTTATTGTCAATGATTCACGGTTCTTTCATGTCGCGTCCTAATACGTTAGTGGTGCCGGGGGGACGCATGGGTTTTGCGATGCAAGTGATTTTCCAACCGATTTTAGATGAATTAATGGAGAAAAAACGCAAGGCTTATCGTTAA
- a CDS encoding lysozyme inhibitor LprI family protein: MLRYWLLLLCFLPVAAGAEDNREALCRDAITQAEITECSLANYKVADKALNDAYKIIRPTLTKIQRDSLRGVQLAWIKFRDSHCDHYALDAKGGSIYDAIRNDCLTEITWQRTETLKRQYATLFTGNATPEMAFPPADYNTPFLQPAQPAELVNAEDLIGKWKNLTEGYQLQLNFSRNNGQTQFSSWLNDAPFEAGIWQLQDEQLLITTSTGEVLHLYTTISLQNDLLILYEADGTSERYQRIP; this comes from the coding sequence ATGTTGCGTTATTGGCTGTTGTTATTGTGTTTTTTACCTGTTGCTGCGGGTGCGGAAGATAACCGTGAAGCATTGTGTCGTGATGCGATCACCCAAGCGGAGATTACCGAGTGTAGTCTTGCGAATTATAAAGTGGCGGATAAGGCGTTAAATGACGCTTATAAAATTATTCGCCCCACATTAACTAAAATTCAACGTGATTCATTACGGGGAGTGCAATTGGCTTGGATTAAATTCCGTGATAGCCACTGCGATCATTATGCGTTAGACGCAAAGGGTGGTTCTATTTACGATGCAATAAGAAATGATTGTTTAACTGAAATCACTTGGCAGCGCACCGAAACTTTAAAGCGTCAATATGCCACGCTTTTTACAGGAAATGCTACGCCTGAAATGGCTTTTCCTCCAGCCGATTACAACACACCCTTTTTACAACCCGCTCAACCCGCCGAATTAGTGAATGCAGAAGATTTAATTGGCAAGTGGAAAAACTTAACTGAAGGCTACCAATTACAACTGAATTTCAGCCGCAATAATGGACAAACTCAATTTAGTTCTTGGCTTAATGATGCGCCTTTTGAAGCGGGAATTTGGCAATTGCAAGATGAACAATTATTAATCACCACCAGCACAGGCGAAGTGTTGCATTTATACACCACGATTAGCCTGCAAAATGATCTGCTTATTTTATATGAAGCGGATGGCACAAGCGAACGTTATCAACGGATTCCATAA
- a CDS encoding YdbL family protein — protein MMRYLPSFLLIWASFFITACVTINVYFPAAAAEKAADQIIDKVWGTDSPADKMPDSTFLTPEKSDLSPAYFSVLFHFFLQEAQASANIDISSPAIQVIQSRMSERHRNLEQFYDNGAIGLTADGFITVRDSKVVALKDRNNVNRWVNEENQDRTDLYREIARANGHPEWEQEIRNVFAARWIERAKKGWWYQDNSGQWRQK, from the coding sequence ATGATGCGTTATTTGCCTTCTTTTTTGCTTATTTGGGCGAGTTTTTTCATCACTGCTTGCGTGACGATTAACGTCTATTTTCCTGCCGCCGCCGCAGAGAAAGCGGCTGATCAAATTATCGATAAAGTATGGGGAACAGATTCCCCCGCAGATAAAATGCCTGATTCTACTTTTTTAACGCCTGAAAAATCGGATTTATCTCCTGCTTATTTTTCAGTTTTATTTCATTTCTTTCTTCAAGAAGCGCAGGCTTCAGCCAATATCGACATTTCCAGTCCTGCCATTCAAGTGATTCAAAGTCGAATGAGCGAGCGTCATAGAAATTTAGAACAATTTTATGACAATGGTGCCATTGGTTTGACAGCGGACGGCTTCATTACGGTGCGCGATTCCAAAGTGGTTGCACTAAAAGATCGCAATAATGTCAACCGCTGGGTGAATGAAGAAAACCAAGATCGCACTGATTTATATCGAGAAATTGCCCGCGCTAATGGTCATCCTGAATGGGAACAAGAAATTCGCAATGTTTTTGCTGCCCGTTGGATTGAACGCGCTAAAAAAGGCTGGTGGTATCAAGACAATAGCGGTCAATGGCGACAAAAATAA
- a CDS encoding putative bifunctional diguanylate cyclase/phosphodiesterase → MYILLVEESAQDYLKLRQSLDAESSDILTLDWAPNYDKASQMLQKNNYDLLLIAYYDTLSTLPFTATLKNLKSTPLIFLTLSGQVFKNNYFNDLHFELLDKEKFSWKQILPSYERLKSLLSCHAETQQFRLIFDHAFTFMALLDRDGYLKEVNQAARQFLDIRSDIKELILWETPLALRRPQTQAQLRSMFETAQKNRFVRYEINIDNPPEESVTIDVTMTPICLSDERVNWILIEGRDLTEHKLIEQQLLHANLNDPLTGLPNRQLFIEYLEKAIQRAHSRSNYHVAVLFLDLDRFRVINESLGHDMGDWVLMETAHRLQNCLPENALLARSGGDEFMILLEGIESLETASRLANFINQELSRTFVLDGYELIASASIGIAYDSKTGESADLLRDADTAMFHAKRMGKSCYAIFNKTMHTEAMSRLQIETDIHRALEQQDFVLFYQPQIELQTEQLVGVEALIRFRHPQNGLILPFEFLNVLEDTGLIVKLGEWIVQTACQQLKHWQHADLYLNSVAINLSPHQFRNSNLIRSIVDAVKMANVSPENLALEITESLLLEDVQSTVKTLGIFKDIGFKVTIDDFGTGYSCLNYLKRFPVDAIKIDHSFIKGIVTTAEDAAITVATIDMAHALGLTVIAEGVEKDEQRDFLIDHGCDFVQGYFYAPPLEAETLLEWGKQYIRMMQGKTRL, encoded by the coding sequence GTGTATATTTTATTGGTTGAAGAAAGTGCGCAAGATTATTTAAAATTGCGTCAATCCTTAGATGCAGAATCCAGTGATATATTAACTTTGGATTGGGCACCGAATTATGATAAAGCCAGCCAAATGCTGCAAAAAAATAATTATGATTTATTACTGATTGCTTATTACGATACATTAAGCACTTTGCCTTTTACTGCGACATTAAAAAATCTTAAATCCACCCCCCTCATTTTTTTAACGCTATCAGGGCAGGTTTTTAAAAATAATTATTTCAATGACTTGCATTTTGAATTATTAGATAAAGAGAAGTTTTCTTGGAAACAAATTTTACCCAGTTATGAGCGATTAAAAAGTTTATTATCTTGTCATGCTGAAACGCAACAATTTCGTTTAATTTTCGATCATGCTTTTACTTTTATGGCTCTTTTAGACCGTGATGGTTATTTAAAAGAGGTCAATCAAGCAGCGCGTCAATTTCTCGATATTCGCAGCGACATTAAAGAATTAATTTTATGGGAAACGCCGCTGGCTTTACGTCGCCCCCAAACGCAAGCCCAATTGCGCAGTATGTTTGAAACGGCGCAAAAAAATCGTTTTGTGCGCTATGAAATTAACATCGACAATCCTCCTGAAGAGTCTGTAACCATTGATGTCACCATGACTCCAATTTGCTTATCGGATGAGCGTGTTAATTGGATATTAATTGAAGGGCGAGATTTAACCGAACATAAATTAATTGAACAACAATTATTACATGCTAATTTAAACGATCCTTTAACGGGATTACCGAATCGACAATTATTTATTGAGTATTTAGAAAAAGCCATTCAACGCGCCCATTCTCGTTCTAATTATCACGTGGCAGTTTTATTTTTAGATTTGGATCGTTTTCGGGTGATTAATGAAAGTTTAGGGCATGACATGGGCGATTGGGTGTTAATGGAAACGGCGCATCGTTTGCAAAATTGTTTGCCTGAAAATGCGTTATTAGCGCGTTCGGGTGGCGACGAATTTATGATTTTATTAGAAGGAATAGAAAGTTTAGAAACAGCCAGCCGTTTAGCCAATTTTATTAATCAAGAATTAAGCCGCACATTTGTTTTAGACGGTTATGAATTAATTGCCTCGGCCAGCATTGGCATTGCTTACGACTCAAAGACGGGAGAAAGTGCCGACTTATTGCGCGATGCCGACACCGCCATGTTTCACGCCAAACGCATGGGTAAATCTTGCTATGCAATTTTTAATAAAACCATGCACACTGAAGCCATGTCCCGCTTACAAATTGAAACGGATATTCATCGCGCTTTAGAACAACAAGATTTTGTGTTATTTTATCAACCGCAAATCGAATTGCAAACCGAGCAGTTAGTGGGAGTGGAGGCTTTAATTCGCTTTCGACATCCGCAAAATGGTTTAATTCTGCCTTTTGAGTTTCTTAATGTACTAGAAGACACAGGTTTAATTGTTAAATTAGGCGAATGGATTGTACAAACCGCCTGCCAACAATTAAAACATTGGCAACATGCCGATTTATATTTAAATAGCGTTGCTATTAATTTATCGCCGCATCAATTTCGTAATAGTAATTTAATTCGTTCAATTGTTGATGCGGTTAAAATGGCTAATGTCTCTCCAGAGAATTTGGCTTTAGAAATTACGGAAAGTTTGTTATTAGAAGATGTGCAATCAACGGTAAAAACATTGGGTATTTTTAAAGATATTGGTTTTAAAGTGACGATTGATGATTTTGGCACAGGTTATTCTTGTTTAAATTATTTAAAACGCTTTCCTGTGGATGCCATTAAAATTGATCATTCCTTCATTAAAGGCATTGTAACAACGGCAGAAGATGCCGCCATTACTGTGGCGACTATTGATATGGCGCATGCTTTGGGTTTAACGGTCATTGCGGAGGGCGTTGAGAAAGATGAGCAGCGCGATTTTCTCATTGATCACGGCTGTGATTTTGTACAGGGTTATTTTTACGCACCACCTTTGGAGGCAGAAACATTATTGGAATGGGGCAAACAATATATTCGTATGATGCAAGGCAAAACTAGATTATAG